A stretch of the Aphis gossypii isolate Hap1 chromosome 2, ASM2018417v2, whole genome shotgun sequence genome encodes the following:
- the LOC114127097 gene encoding arrestin domain-containing protein 3-like isoform X2 codes for MGVHNIQIIFDDPTAVFTPGQTITGRVLIEISRSVKIKRVANVDWSETESRTNSDGQSENHSVSYTAREEYLKSKMFLVGEKGEFQLEVGEYIYPFNFSLPHQLPSTFKGRHGKVCYTAKVKINIPWKMNKEKEIMFKIISSINLNEDPSLAEPKKEIKEKFYCCCFCKSGPLALIVCIPYSGFVPGQCIPVTVELDNNSNVDVDTIKIKLDRVVQFKARFPSSKTKSELFKIGNVYIDGVKKHTSKTRMEQLQIPNSLEIPNLKHCGIITDTYFLNVEACVIGTHLNEVASLQIILGNIPLTIASNVHQFDYSFQPSNQYCFSNELIPTNSLSSTGLNGSVLVPGYAQLEVPRNQPCTMAHNASSQNLENNMILTQNYSSNIQLTKFLDPPPPYQFSDPKTTSEIPTTSFKQYGLI; via the exons atGGGTGTGCATAATATACAGATAATTTTTGATGATCCAACAGCAGTATTTACACCAGGTCAAACCATTACTGGACGAGTCTTAATTGAGATTAGTAGATCTgtgaaaatcaaaa GAGTAGCTAATGTTGATTGGTCTGAGACTGAATCTCGGACTAACAGTGATGGCCAAAGTGAAAACCATTCAGTTAGTTATACTGCAAGAGAAGAATATCTTAagagtaaaatgtttttggttggtgaaaaag gtGAATTCCAGTTGGAAGTTGGTGAATATATTTatccatttaatttttctttaccaCATCAATTACCATCAACATTTAAAGGTCGACATGGGAAAGTATGTTATACtgcaaaagttaaaattaatataccttggaaaatgaataaagagaaagaaataatgtttaaaattatttcttctataaatttaaatgaagatCCATCATTAgct gAACCCAAGAAAGAAATAAAAGAGAAGTTTTACTGTTGCTGTTTTTGTAAATCAGGTCCTTTGGCATTGATAGTATGCATCCCTTATAGTGGTTTTGTACCCGGACAATGTATACCAGTTACAGTTGAATTGGATAACAACAGCAACGTGGACGtagatactattaaaataaaactggataga gtagtgcaATTTAAAGCACGGTTTCCAAGTAGTAAAACAAAGTCTGAACTATTCAAGATTGGAAATGTATACATAGATGGTGTAAAAAAACACACTTCAAAGACACGCATGGAACAACTTCAAATTCCAAATAGTTTAGAGATACCCAATTTAAAGCATTGTGGAATTATAACtgacacatattttttaaat gTTGAGGCTTGTGTTATTGGTACACATTTAAATGAAGTAGCTTctcttcaaataatattaggtaatataccATTGACAATAGCTAGCAATGTTCATCAATTTGATTATTCTTTTCAACCATCcaatcaatattgtttttcaaatgaacTAATTCCAACAAATTCTTTATCATCTACTGGTCTTAATGGTTCAGTTTTGGTTCCTGGATATGCTCAATTAGAAGTGCCAAGAAACCAACCATGTACTATGGCACACAATGCGTCTTCTCAAaatctagaaaataatatgattcttacacaaaattattcaTCGAACATTCAATTAACTAAATTCTTGGATCCACCACCACCATATCAATTTTCAGATCCAAAAACTACATCTGAAATTCCTACAACTTCTTTTAAGCAATATGGcctgatttaa
- the LOC114127097 gene encoding arrestin domain-containing protein 3-like isoform X1, translating to MGVHNIQIIFDDPTAVFTPGQTITGRVLIEISRSVKIKNIKLKFLGVANVDWSETESRTNSDGQSENHSVSYTAREEYLKSKMFLVGEKGEFQLEVGEYIYPFNFSLPHQLPSTFKGRHGKVCYTAKVKINIPWKMNKEKEIMFKIISSINLNEDPSLAEPKKEIKEKFYCCCFCKSGPLALIVCIPYSGFVPGQCIPVTVELDNNSNVDVDTIKIKLDRVVQFKARFPSSKTKSELFKIGNVYIDGVKKHTSKTRMEQLQIPNSLEIPNLKHCGIITDTYFLNVEACVIGTHLNEVASLQIILGNIPLTIASNVHQFDYSFQPSNQYCFSNELIPTNSLSSTGLNGSVLVPGYAQLEVPRNQPCTMAHNASSQNLENNMILTQNYSSNIQLTKFLDPPPPYQFSDPKTTSEIPTTSFKQYGLI from the exons atGGGTGTGCATAATATACAGATAATTTTTGATGATCCAACAGCAGTATTTACACCAGGTCAAACCATTACTGGACGAGTCTTAATTGAGATTAGTAGATCTgtgaaaatcaaaa atataaaattgaaattcctAGGAGTAGCTAATGTTGATTGGTCTGAGACTGAATCTCGGACTAACAGTGATGGCCAAAGTGAAAACCATTCAGTTAGTTATACTGCAAGAGAAGAATATCTTAagagtaaaatgtttttggttggtgaaaaag gtGAATTCCAGTTGGAAGTTGGTGAATATATTTatccatttaatttttctttaccaCATCAATTACCATCAACATTTAAAGGTCGACATGGGAAAGTATGTTATACtgcaaaagttaaaattaatataccttggaaaatgaataaagagaaagaaataatgtttaaaattatttcttctataaatttaaatgaagatCCATCATTAgct gAACCCAAGAAAGAAATAAAAGAGAAGTTTTACTGTTGCTGTTTTTGTAAATCAGGTCCTTTGGCATTGATAGTATGCATCCCTTATAGTGGTTTTGTACCCGGACAATGTATACCAGTTACAGTTGAATTGGATAACAACAGCAACGTGGACGtagatactattaaaataaaactggataga gtagtgcaATTTAAAGCACGGTTTCCAAGTAGTAAAACAAAGTCTGAACTATTCAAGATTGGAAATGTATACATAGATGGTGTAAAAAAACACACTTCAAAGACACGCATGGAACAACTTCAAATTCCAAATAGTTTAGAGATACCCAATTTAAAGCATTGTGGAATTATAACtgacacatattttttaaat gTTGAGGCTTGTGTTATTGGTACACATTTAAATGAAGTAGCTTctcttcaaataatattaggtaatataccATTGACAATAGCTAGCAATGTTCATCAATTTGATTATTCTTTTCAACCATCcaatcaatattgtttttcaaatgaacTAATTCCAACAAATTCTTTATCATCTACTGGTCTTAATGGTTCAGTTTTGGTTCCTGGATATGCTCAATTAGAAGTGCCAAGAAACCAACCATGTACTATGGCACACAATGCGTCTTCTCAAaatctagaaaataatatgattcttacacaaaattattcaTCGAACATTCAATTAACTAAATTCTTGGATCCACCACCACCATATCAATTTTCAGATCCAAAAACTACATCTGAAATTCCTACAACTTCTTTTAAGCAATATGGcctgatttaa
- the LOC114127227 gene encoding arrestin domain-containing protein 3-like has protein sequence MDVNNIHIIFDNPTAVFFPGEIITGRVLLIVSNFIKIKKVKLKFKGEGNVLWREHNAMSRRNSRNGLRKHSLTHNKTKTERYTAKEEYFNHKILLAGGERKLHLKEGEHVYPFSVSLPDNLPSTFEEEYGRIQYTAKVVINIPWDIKKGKEIAFEVISGLNLNDEPSLAEPKILEREKFYCCCCCKSGPMTMIVYVPYTGFVPEQSIPVTVELDNNSNVDVDSIKIKLERVLKFKARFPSSKIKSKLFTIVNVCIDGVEKHTSKTRVEQIKIPNNLTIPNLKHCGIITDTYTLNVEACVNGGYINEVISVNIKLGNTPLTIATHPHQFDYSFQSLNQSYFSREQIPENPHPSVGLTKPISVPGYAQLVIQSN, from the exons atggatgtaaacaatatacatattatatttgataatccTACTGCAGTTTTTTTCCCTGGTGAAATAATTACTGGCCGAGTTCTACTTATTGTtagtaatttcattaaaataaaaa aagtaaaattaaaatttaaaggagAAGGTAATGTGTTGTGGAGAGAACATAATGCTATGTCCAGAAGAAATAGTAGGAATGGATTAAGAAAGCATAGCCTTACACATAATAAGACTAAAACTGAAAGATATACTGCAaaagaagaatattttaatcacaaaatattattagctgGTGGGGAAC GAAAACTACATTTAAAAGAGGGTGAACATGTTTATCCATTTAGTGTTTCCTTGCCAGATAACTTACCATCAACATTTGAAGAAGAGTATGgacgtatacaatatacagccaaagtagtaattaatataccttGGGATATTAAAAAAGGTAAAGAAATTGCATTTGAAGTTATTTCTGGCTTAAATTTGAATGATGAACCATCCTTAGCT gaaCCTAAAATACTAGAAAGAGAGAAGTTTtactgttgttgttgttgtaagTCTGGACCAATGACAATGATTGTCTATGTACCTTATACTGGTTTTGTTCCTGAACAATCTATACCGGTTACAGTTGAACTGGATAACAATAGCAATGTGGATGTagattctataaaaataaaactggaaAGA gtactgaaaTTTAAAGCACGGTTTCCaagtagtaaaataaagtCTAAACTATTTACAATTGTCAATGTATGTATAGATGGTGTTGAAAAACACACTTCAAAAACTCGCGtggaacaaattaaaattccaaATAATTTGACGataccaaatttaaaacattgtgGTATTATAACTGATACATATActctaaat gTTGAGGCCTGCGTCAATGGCGGATACATAAATGAAGTAATttctgttaatataaaattgggtAATACACCATTGACAATAGCAACCCATCCTCATCAATTTGATTATTCTTTTCAATCGTTGAACCAAAGTTATTTTTCCCGCGAACAAATTCCAGAAAATCCTCATCCATCAGTAGGGCTTACTAAGCCAATTTCAGTTCCTGGATATGCTCAACTAGTAATTCAAAGTAACTAA